AGGTTTGCTATATATGACTGGAAATGCTCATAATTCAATCAAAAAAATAGGTAATTTATCCCGGTTGGGAGCATAGCAAATATCGAGAAAACCCCCTATTCTATCTAAATCAAAACTTACCCATTGGGATAATTTTTGGGGCACAAAAAAACCAAAAATTATCCCAGTATAGCGCTTTGCGCTATAAGTCCTAAAAAATATTGATCCATAAACTATTTATTGGCGATCGCTACACTTTGGAAACACCAAAACCCTTGGCAGGGCTATAAGAAACTTTTCTAAAGGTCACATCATTATTACCAGGGTTATAGAGGGTGTAAGTGGCTTGCCTCGGAGTTCGTCCCACGGAGCCAACCCCTACCACACGACGGGGTGTTTTCCCTTGATCTTTCGGCTCTTGCGTTCCGTCTAGGGTTGTGACGGTTGAGCGTAATTGTTGGGGTTCAATCCAGCATTCAAAAGCTAGTCCCGATCGCCCACAAAACAAGGTATTGGCATCGGCACGAATCAGGCGATCGCACAACTGAATCGCAGGCGTATTCGGTGTCAGTTCATCAGCATAGCTGACGATACTGCCATGAATCAGCAAGCAATCGAGTTCATGAAAGCCAAAATGGAGCGATCGCAACCACCCCACCGACTCCCGCGATACCGAATCCCAGAGTTGCTTGACCCCATCGCCGCCAAACTCTGCCATCAGTTCCGGGGCATCTTGCAACCCACTCAGCCCATGCAGACTAAAGCATTGCTCTTCCCACCAACCGATACAAATTTGGGGTTCTAGCTCCCCAGTGCGGGGCGATCTCAACCGCTTAATCGTCGCCTCATTATCCCCCTTCAGCCCCACCACATCCCCAATGATGTAGAGGTCAGTGACTGGGCTGCGCTGTCGTCGAATATCCTGCAACACCGCCTCATACGCGGCTAAATTTCCCTCAATTCCGCTCAAAATAGCCCATTGCATCTGCTCACCTCCTTGAATTTGACCTGCTTACCCACTCATTGCCTTCCTTGGTTCAAAGTTGAGTAGGATTGGGAGCATCCCCATAGACAGCAACAGGGTCAAAAGTTTTGATGGTTTCCGTAAAGGTGAGCGAAATGGGCCGACTCGCCTTAACATCGCCCTCACCAGGAGAAACCTGACGGTAAAAGCAAGAGCGATACCCCACATGGCAACTGGCTCCTGTTCCAGCTACTGTGACCTTCATCCACAGACAATCCTGGTCATCATCAATCAGCAATTGCTGCACAGTTTGCACCAGCCCACTCGTCGCGCCTTTGTGCCAGAGCTGCTGACGACTGCGGCTGTAGTAATGGGCTTCGCCGGTTTCAAGGGTTTTTAGCAACGCCGCTTCATTCATATAGGCGTGCATCAGCACCTCGCCGGTTGCAGCATCCGTGGTGATAACGGGGATGAGTCCATTCGCGTCAAACTTAGGAGCCAAGAGCATCCCTTCTTCGACAGCTTCAACTGAAGTCCGGGCAGCAAATGGTGATGACATTAGCACAAAAAAAATGAGAACAATAATCATTATTGCATAATGTGGCCAACTACAGCCGTTACAACCGGTTGCCTCCCCAGGCCAGAAGCATCGAAAAGGCGATCGCCGCGATCGCCTGCCTCCCCATCAGCCCCACCACAAACCGCACCGACTGTTCGCGGGCAATGGTCAGT
This is a stretch of genomic DNA from Roseofilum capinflatum BLCC-M114. It encodes these proteins:
- the hisI gene encoding phosphoribosyl-AMP cyclohydrolase translates to MSSPFAARTSVEAVEEGMLLAPKFDANGLIPVITTDAATGEVLMHAYMNEAALLKTLETGEAHYYSRSRQQLWHKGATSGLVQTVQQLLIDDDQDCLWMKVTVAGTGASCHVGYRSCFYRQVSPGEGDVKASRPISLTFTETIKTFDPVAVYGDAPNPTQL
- a CDS encoding metallophosphoesterase family protein — its product is MQWAILSGIEGNLAAYEAVLQDIRRQRSPVTDLYIIGDVVGLKGDNEATIKRLRSPRTGELEPQICIGWWEEQCFSLHGLSGLQDAPELMAEFGGDGVKQLWDSVSRESVGWLRSLHFGFHELDCLLIHGSIVSYADELTPNTPAIQLCDRLIRADANTLFCGRSGLAFECWIEPQQLRSTVTTLDGTQEPKDQGKTPRRVVGVGSVGRTPRQATYTLYNPGNNDVTFRKVSYSPAKGFGVSKV